A single genomic interval of Noviherbaspirillum saxi harbors:
- a CDS encoding RraA family protein produces the protein MTQPGFRIYNRARTDENLIALFGNLPASIISDNLSRLNGTWNLHPFHRPGTRLLGQALTVRVRSGDNLMIHKALQMGGVGDVLVIDGDGSLDRALMGEIMKRVAQARGFAGVVMDGAIRDVAAYREDDFPCYARGVCHRGPYKEGPGEINAPVSISGVVVQPGDIVVGDDDGVVFVSPVDARAVAAASRQKAADEAAIFESIALNRYDDAWIEKTLRTRNVQVLE, from the coding sequence ATTGCGCTGTTTGGAAACCTTCCGGCATCAATCATCAGCGACAACCTGTCTCGCCTTAACGGGACGTGGAATCTGCATCCGTTTCATCGTCCCGGTACCCGTCTGCTTGGCCAGGCATTGACGGTGCGAGTACGGAGCGGTGATAACCTGATGATTCACAAGGCCCTGCAGATGGGCGGTGTTGGCGATGTCCTGGTGATTGACGGTGACGGAAGTCTCGACCGTGCGCTAATGGGAGAGATCATGAAGCGGGTCGCTCAGGCACGAGGATTCGCAGGCGTCGTCATGGACGGGGCAATCCGGGACGTCGCCGCCTATCGCGAGGATGACTTTCCGTGTTACGCGCGTGGTGTCTGCCATCGTGGTCCTTACAAGGAAGGTCCCGGGGAAATCAACGCTCCAGTGTCGATCAGCGGCGTAGTCGTTCAACCCGGCGACATTGTCGTTGGTGACGATGATGGAGTTGTTTTCGTCTCACCCGTGGACGCCAGGGCGGTCGCCGCGGCGTCCAGGCAAAAAGCCGCTGACGAAGCGGCAATCTTCGAGTCGATCGCCTTGAACAGGTACGACGATGCGTGGATTGAAAAGACACTTCGAACACGCAATGTGCAGGTGTTGGAGTAA